AATCGGGATGTCATCGATGCTATCAGTTTGGGCAAGCTAATAAAGGCTAATAAAATCTGTGAACTAATCatcaaaatgaacatttgctCGTTCAGGTTCATCCGAGATGTCATCAAGTTCGTGCGAAGACGAGTGCGGCGCAACGGGCTACAGCAGCGAGGTGGATTCCCTCCCCTCCAAAGGCCTTTTGGACCGCGCCGCCACGTGGCCCCACGCGGATCTCGGCGAGAACGTGTGGCACGACCACAGCTACTCGTCTCCCGCCTTCTTGAACCCGCCGCCCGTCGCTCTCCCCCACAAAGGCATCAAGGAGGAGCCCCTGAGCGAGGACGAAGAGCCCAGCCTGTCGGCGCGGGAGCTGAATCGGGACGAGCTTCGCGCCCGCGCCATGTCCATCCCCTTCTCGGTCCTGCAGATCGTCAACATGCCCGTGGAGGAGTTCCTGGAGATCGTCGACGGCCACGGCTTCTCCGCCGAACAGGTGACCCTCCTCAGGGACATCCGGCGGCGGGGCAAGAACAAGCTGGCGGCGCAGAACTGCCGCAAGCGCAAACTGGACGCCATCACGGGGCTCCAGGACGAGGTGGACCGGCTCCACGCCCACCGGGAGCGCTTGCTGAGGGAGAAGCAGGTGACGGCCAAGACCATGGGCGCCGTGGGCCAGCAGATCCAGCAGCTCACCAGAGACGTCCTGGCCCGCCTGAGGGACGAGTCGGGACAGCCCCTGAACCCGGACCGATTCACCCTGCAGTGCGGGGCCAACGGGAGGGTGGTCGTGCAGCCCGTGCGAAGGCCCGCCGTCTCGGCGTCGAGCAGCAACAAAACGGACAAGAGGAAGAAGAGCAAAAAGCAGTGATGCCGCATTTCTCAAAGCTGATCTTTTCTTGCCTTTCTCCGGCTGCGGGTTCGCCTCGGCGAGGTCTGCGCGGGCGCGCGTCGAACCGCTTGCTGCCGGGAGTCGAAAACTGCCAAAAAAGGAGaaactcacaaaaagttattcaaaagaaaataaaaaaaaaaacgacttgcGGGGGGAAATGTAGCTTACACACTGGACGTCCTTCCGCTTCTTTGAGGCGGACACGCGGCGCGGAAAGGAACGTTTGTATGGAATCGTACGCGATGCAACCACTCGCTTTTTGTGCCTGCAGACATCAAAATGAATCACAAATGAATTTGGGCTGACAGATGTAGCTGATCGGGGCATGTTTACGCATCAGCGTGGCCAGCCAGCAAAAAGATTCTGCTGAAGACCGGTTTCTTATCACGTCTCCTCTCAGCGTACTACGATACAAGCAGGTGATTAACGGCTGTATTTATTCAACCATTTTGAAGTTCATAAAACGCTCACGCGCATCTAAAGCTGTCAATGGCAAGtgtcttttttatttctattacagCAACCGGATCCTAAAGCGGTCAAAGGAACGGGGGATTACATATCTGATGTTTACagatttatttcagatttttggggatgCGTGCCGAATTCGAGTTGAAGACGAGAGCTTGTGTTTGTCTTGATGACGTCTACAGTATACCAATGATGAACCTGACAAGGCCTTACGTTGCGTCGGATGGTTTATGTACATGATCCACAATTTGACATCAATTGGGTTTAAAGcacaatttgttttaattgggAGATTCGGCAAGATTATTTTCTACCTCACACTTGAGTTTGTtgcaaaaatggaaacatatTTTAAGTGCACTGTAATGATCACTCCATTATAGGTAAATTGGCCCTGTATGGACCTAAACCATCCCATTAAGGATACAATACAATCATGTTTTATGCTTGGGACCGTTTGAAAAGTAGTTGAGGTTGCTGTGTTTTCTGCATTCTGCAAAGTCTTCAAAAAGATAACGTAAGAGACATGCACGGAGTAGTTTAtgaagtattttcttttctaggttctcacatttttatttatctggTTTGACCAagtgtttactttttatttcgTATTAATGCCCCTTCCCCACTTTCCATCATTGCCGGGCagatgttttttgattgcatgGTGTTGTTGGATGTGACAGTATGTTTTCTGCTTGGGGACTAAAAGATGCTTTCTGACATGATTCtttctgattaaaaatataaacaatgcaTGTGTTTAGTATTTTTGTGAACTTGTTCAGCGTGTCACATATTGCAGCTGTTGAATgtggaatgtgtttttttttttttatatctactTAACAGCAATGCGTCAACAATTACGATACTCTAAATAAACAGTGCTATCTAAGTGGCGTCAggccaaaaaaaattaaggaaaCCCCcgaaaaaaagcatgtttgttcaaccattaagattttagaaataaataaatttatacCTTTACCACATTGTGGCCCGATGCCACTGTACTTCTAGGTACATTATTTAACGTAAACAATTTCGTTAGTTTACCATTTTGTAGATGGATAGTTATTTGAAGCAAATATTAACGGCATTATTAACTCATCCATATCTGTTTTCGGGCCATTTTGAGTAAACGACTCACTTTccggaagttaaaaaaaaaaacgaagagcGACTCGTTTTTTTCCTTCCAGGCTTCCGTAGAAGGCCAAAAGCTAGCTTTTTGGCGCCTGTGCTATTTGGGATAAAGAAGCCGACCGCGTGCTCGCCATCAAGCCAAGCTGACCACCAAGCTGAGGCGAGTCGTTTTTAGTTGAGTCTCAAAGGTGAGTGTTCACAGTTGAAACTACTGGACTTAAATTCTTGCAATGCTCTTTTTAGAAAAGGGTTGTTTGTGCTAATTGCAAGGCTCGCGTTAGTGCGCGCGCGCTAACCGTCCAAGTTAGCGTTTCGTGTACGTTCGTAGTCGTTTGTTAACGGAACTTTTGGGTtcattcggccaccgaaaaagCCCATTCGTGAGTGCGTGGAGCCTTTTAACTTTTGCACTAACTTGTCGTCGGCTTTATTTCGGTTCTAGAGCAAACTTAACGCCGAGCGCGCCAACGTAGTCCTTCTGTTATCCACAACGATAAAAATCCAAATCCGCAAACTTTGGGTCTTTATTAATGATGCAACAGTTGCCTTACGAGCATCTTTCTTGCAGAAAGTTGTTCTATCTTGTACAAAATGGACATGTTATCCCGTAGCTCTCATAAGTGTGATGCAGGCTCCCTTTATCTCAGGGGGTCTGTAGGATCAGCTGGTCTGGACTAACAAATTGTTGTGGTGATTCAGTTTGATTTTAAGTGTAAAAGTGCTTGAAGTCTTACTGTGTATTATCTGTTTTTAATAGAGCACAGCATGGGCAAGAAGCAGAATACCAAGAGTAGAAAGGATTCACAGGAGGGGGGGCAGGGCACACAAGAGGAACCTGAGGAATTTGTGGTGGAAAAAGTTCTGGACCAGCGTATTGTGAATGGGAAGGTGGAGTTCTTCCTCAAGTGGAAAGGATTTTCAGAGTGAGTTGCCTCGGGACAGACCCCCGATCCCACCCCCCGCTGTGGTCAAAGAGTTTCCCTGTTATGGGATTGTCCATTTCTGTCGTTGCATGAAGACCCTGCATGTTTGCACTCAATTAGGTGTAAAGTAGTCtttgtaaatgcattttcactgtACTTGTATgcttttaattttcatttaaaaaaaaaaaaacttcacttcTGCTCATCCAGAGTTGACAACACCTGGGAGCCGGAAGAGAACTTGGATTGTCCGGAGCTTATCAACGCTTTTCTGGAAGCCCAGAAGAACATTAAGGAGAAACCGGCATCTCTGAAGAGAAAGGCGTCTGGAGACGACTCTGAAATGGATGCGAAGAAGAAAGATGCCGTGAGTAGTTCCGAATGCCTCGCCAGAATCTGCACGACGCCGCCCAAGTCCGTAATGTGTTAAGAAATGACATACAGTGTATCAACAGTATCTCATAAAGAAAGTTCACCCTTCACATTTGTGTTAGCTTATCGTTTCGCGGGACAACACTGAAGGAAGGACACATTTTGCTACAGCGTACTCATAATTGCGCACCTGTGATGACTCTTCAGTTCAATAAACAAGAAACACAAATCATTAAATGTTCCTTTTTACCTACTATACTGTACTCTCCACATTTCCAGCCTGAGAAACCCAGAGGCTTTGCGAGGAAACTTGATCCAGAAAGAATTATCGGGGCAACAGACAGCAGTGGAGAGCTGATGTTCTTGATGAAATGGTACGTCAGTCAATATGTGATAGAATCTTTATTGTCCTTTATTGTTACTGGGTGCCGATATCCGCCTTATTGTGAGGTATTGTGTACACACggaggctgccgataccagccagCAATAGATACATACgtaaggcacaaaaaaaaaaataatctggcaTGGACTAAGTCTTCCTCAGAAGGGCTTAAATAGGGAAATAAATTtgatgcaattatttttaaaaagttcggaaaaggaaaaatatttgttagcGTAATATTACGATTATTCtaaaaatcatgttttataAATAAGAACATGAATTTATTTCCTTATCCAAATCATGCTTTATGTAGAATCAAAGGGCAGTTTGTGTGAGAGCAAACATCCCGCCTCGATTACCTGATTGACAGCTAATCTGTCCAATCTGTTGCCCCGTGACCCTTCTCCGGTCCTTCATCAAGATTATGGTTacaatgaacaaatattttgttgataAATCaaataacgtaaaaaaaaaaaaaaggacatatcAAATTAACAGtgctgtaaataataattatgagtCAGTTTCTGGTTTGGCCTATAACGTGTTGGAAAATAGGCCAAAATGTCAGTTGataatcaaaatcaaaagtTAAATTTTGATAGAACACAATCAGTTTATCACGGAGGATGTTCTGGAAGATAATTATTTAGCAAGCTGCGCAGTTGTTGACGCATATTCCTCCCATCTGTCGCCGCAGGAAAGACTCGGATGAAGCCGACCTGGTCCCGGCCCGCGAGGCCAACAGCAAGTGCCCTCAAGTGGTCATCGCCTTCTATGAGGAGAGGCTAACATGGCACTCGTGTCCAGAAGATGAAGCTCAGTAGTTTGGTGGGCCGCCTCCTCGAACCACCCAGGCCCCGTTTTCCTCAGGACTGACTCTCCTTTGTTGGCCTGGCCTTCTAGTTTTAGGTGTTGTGtggcttttctttattttttgcccccccccccccccatttgttCCATCTGCATAGATGATGTCAATTGTTCCATGATGTTCTCAAAAAGTCTTCAGTTTTGAAGAAGCTTTGTTGGCGGGagctgctgcccccccccccccccccccgaccctcATCCCAAAGTTGCATATGGTTCCGCGAGTCTTACGATGTCAGCCAAAGTTTTGTTGGTTATCTCGTTGTTTTCCCTCTCTTGTTTTGTTATCAccgtagtgttttttttgtaaatattgctttgattcaaataaaagtttgttttggacCAAATTTCAGCTCAAATATTGTCAACTGGCTGCCCCGCGCCAATAAAGTGTTTGAGGCTCTAAGAAGTTACTTGCTATtggataaataaaatgtttgttttattttaggctCATCTGTCAAACTAGTTTTCGTACAATGGCAGCTATTTTACAGGAGACAATTTGTGTCTTGATTGAGTCGGACCTTATCAGTGAAGCACTGTCATCACTTGTATACAGATTTCttcaaattgttaaaataaatgaatggtgaCCGCGGTACCAAAACACAATTAAATTGTTAAATAGTCCAGTTATATGCTGCAATAGCCAATATTGTATTAAATGgggatttatatttttttgtatgcagaATTGTGAAACTCCACAGCATCACATTTATGGTTATTTAGGAAAGGAATATAGGACACATCTGTCAGTACTAGCATGCTGTTAAAGAAATATTTAGAAAATTTGTACACAACAGTTTAACCAACCACTGGAAACCCCGCAACTCCACCCACCACAAGACCCCACTGTATGCAAATTTCCTGAGCTGGGGTTTGTAAACTACTTAGATGACTTTACTGTTGAGCTTCCCTTCCTGGTTGGACACGCTGGATGTTGATTTGAATAGCTTGACCAGTGTTGGTAAGTGccttcatttagttttttttatttggagggGTGGCcttgacacatttttggggggaaggggggagACAAAGTGGCAGAAGTGTGAATTTATAAATGTCAATGACATGAGTGAAATGATAATCATGTTGCTTATTTAAAGGTTTCTAAAGGTGAACtgtaaaaatgacattaaaatattGCTAATTTTGTGTATTTGGACATGACatttctgatttattttaatggctgcattcaaaggtgttttttgcagcaagcccccccccccccctaattaTCCACCGTGACTAAATAATATAGTCTATGAAATTGTTAAAAGTGCATTATTGCATATTATAACATTGTGGGAGGGGGAGTCAAATTATAGCAGAGGATATAATTGATTGATATAATTGTCCATctctggggcggccattttggccacttGATCTCGACaggaaattacatcacagtgccATAAGAGCTCAGCTTGGGAATGTCACataaccaaacccagaaaaacgTGAGCTATcgtgatgatttaaaaaaatatatatatttgttttacttgactactactttttccccccaaacaaAGTACAGCGTGGGGTAGTGTTGCTGACTGATTATGTGCCCTTGAGTCAAAATCACCATAACTTCAATTATCATAATGCTGTTTGCACTAGTATTATGGAGCcatttattcaaatgagtttaCAACAAATGGTCGCGTAGGACGAGGTTAAAGTTCATG
The sequence above is drawn from the Vanacampus margaritifer isolate UIUO_Vmar chromosome 17, RoL_Vmar_1.0, whole genome shotgun sequence genome and encodes:
- the cbx3a gene encoding chromobox protein homolog 3a produces the protein MGKKQNTKSRKDSQEGGQGTQEEPEEFVVEKVLDQRIVNGKVEFFLKWKGFSEVDNTWEPEENLDCPELINAFLEAQKNIKEKPASLKRKASGDDSEMDAKKKDAPEKPRGFARKLDPERIIGATDSSGELMFLMKWKDSDEADLVPAREANSKCPQVVIAFYEERLTWHSCPEDEAQ